Proteins from one Euwallacea similis isolate ESF13 chromosome 13, ESF131.1, whole genome shotgun sequence genomic window:
- the LOC136413125 gene encoding zinc finger protein 664-like has product MNFQNVCRTCLQTPKSAKIKNIFEEAKHLLGKIEAISSVVIEENSELPNQICEECITNITHFYNFRKVIINTDLDLKARLENLKQTNYAFKPRNNTNGNINFKTENLIDEIDIKVEDLDPEFDAPVQGEDQELLLPVKEDSGNGPKGIYQCTKCELQFDTRVRLKRHKKSAHITAGICNICGKVVRSDNLSKHVRMHSEDPVKCPECGRGFKNNESMRSHKLLHKNKDGYTCEFCGKSFKRKQGHTKHLKLHKDRNDMKITCSQCGKSVYDIKRHIMETHTGRKPYICEFCNKAFARGHALKVHSRQHTNERPYTCNYCEDTFPQKVSLTTHLKSKHGITEVADIDVNVGM; this is encoded by the exons atgaattttcaaaacgtCTGCAGAACATGCCTTCAAACCCccaaaagtgcaaaaataaaaaacatatttgaagaAGCAAAGCATCTTCTAGGGAAAATTGAAGCAATTTCTTCAGTAGTG attGAAGAAAACAGCGAACTTCCAAATCAAATTTGTGAAGAATGTATCACCAACATTACTCATTTTTACAACTTCCGCAAAGTAATTATTAACACTGATCTTGATTTAAAAGCCCGtctagaaaatttgaaacaaactAACTATGCATTTAAGCCTCGCAATAATACAAATGGAAATATCAACTTTAAAACAGAGAATTTGATTGATGAAATTGACATTAAAGTAGAAGATTTAGATCCTGAATTTGATGCACCTGTACAAGGCGAAGATCAAGAGCTACTACTGCCAGTTAAAGAAGACAGTGGCAACGGACCTAAAGGAATTTATCAATGTACTAAATGTGAACTTCAATTTGACACTAGAGTGAGGCTTAAGAGGCATAAAAAGTCTGCACATATAACTGCAggaatttgcaatatttgtgGCAAGGTAGTTAGGTCTGACAATTTAAGTAAACATGTGAGAATGCATTCAGAAGATCCTGTTAAATGTCCAGAGTGTGGGAGggggtttaaaaataatgagtcTATGAGATCGCACAAACTCCTTCATAAAAACAAAGATGGTTATACTTGTGAGTTTTGTGGGAAGTCTTTTAAACGAAAGCAAGGCCATACCAAGCACCTCAAGCTGCACAAAG accGGAATGATATGAAAATAACTTGTTCTCAGTGTGGTAAAAGTGTTTATGATATTAAGAGACATATAATGGAAACACACACTGGAAGGAAACCGTATATTTGCGAATTTTGTAATAAGGCATTTGCTAGGGGGCATGCATTAAAAGTTCACAGCAGACAACACACAAATGAGAGACCTTACACTTGTAATTATTGTGAAGATACTTTTCCTCAGAAGGTATCTTTAACAACCCATTTGAAATCAAAACATGGTATAACTGAAGTTGCTGATATTGATGTAAATGTTGGCATGTAA
- the LOC136412861 gene encoding nonsense-mediated mRNA decay factor SMG7-like isoform X2, with protein MGYKAAIQILKQAEELKPKVLKKSDLLTDSEIWRNQQQLQNIYHEVLVLDLEYALDKRVELDLWNIGFKNHITDLQEKARDKKNSRRSDFQALLTWTLESASGFYLTLLQELCNAFDIDLPFRRRGTIYGQQTVNNDQATVPQIASCSYICQYCLVHLGDIARYRNQRRQAESFYKQAILVSPHSGHPYNQLALLEASQGDKLSTVFYYIRATCVKIPFPASTTNLVNVLSSAIDKEGTIEKIQTKMTVNEYIQLFLCAHGHFQTMLDIKQAQLAVQSLNSVMTALVATQSFKTKELIKISVINLYALTYLGKDKELTDDELKIKDLILQLIAGSLSAFLMPIYTLQNEESLLEYYALPAVKILMYFLTNKPDTLKCKVFKERMQIWPSLCKLVNSAQSLLIGFNYNKFSKSSLQEDRHLQGFLPLEKNLKEFNFNVDINDCEVESKIRMRRIVDFAKWLCDHDLDGIKLITKTENKGIISFEAVLSQPDPTNELLEEMKSFTIQEPKDDKSTITPFDKKAGILKPQGSLEKSREEREVKSVNTGGDVTLKLYDSVKSKRAKHNVVLQSIFKKMEESKQVKFNVEDSEVKDKMVKFEALKAPPPQMPSKQQPNNQFSNNQPQQQQSQPPNDYLTNLRNLGKGVDNMMPQFSKNGPYSNPNMLPPQQPPIKFPPSFNIPPPQFNTWSREDLKLPPSGPHNSWWGTFNQPGNPNFANQGQNPYGDVKPNFSSFSNPPNQSFVTQRPPEPTNYNAMSFPHNIQPMQYNINQQQMVKVGSQNNSNSAPFDPFGSAWSVNRNFGDEAGSQSSMSMRQAMLKEATLPGGRQGMQEMPPQSPGAYSLFNNTSWAPSVPNHPRGNKMADNAGFNGPQHSLFGGPGPQSLAQLLEYQQNQMGPNIRGNGTTHNQDT; from the exons ATGGGTTACAAAGCAGCaatccaaattttgaa GCAGGCAGAGGAATTGAAACCtaaagtacttaaaaaaagtgacTTGTTAACTGATTCTGAAATTTGGAGGAACCAACAACAGCTTCAAAACATATACCATGAGGTGTTAGTACTGGATCTGGAATATGCTCTAGATAAAAGAGTAGAACTTGATCTTTGGAATATTGGCTTTAAAAACCACATAACAGATTTGCAAGAAAAGGCAAGGGATAAGAAG AATTCCCGCAGATCTGACTTTCAAGCTCTTTTAACTTGGACTTTAGAGTCAGCATCGGGCTTTTATTTAACCCTTTTACAAGAACTCTGCAATGCCTTTGATATAGACTTGCCATTTAGGCGACGAGGAACTATTTATGGTCAACAAACTGTCAATAATGATCAGGCAACAGTTCCACAAATTGCTTCTTGTTCTTATATTTGCCAGTATTGTTTAGTTCATTTAGGTGACATTGCACGATACAGAAATCAAAGAAGACAAGCAGAAAGTTTCTATAAGCAGGCAATTTTGGTGTCACCGCATAGTGGGCATCCATACAATCAGTTGGCTTTGCTTGAGGCCAGTCAGGGCGACAAATTGTCtactgttttttattatattcgaGCCACCTGCGTTAAGATTCCTTTCCCTGCATCCACAACAAATCTGGTGAATGTTTTAAGTTCAGCTATTGACAAGGAGGGCACAATAGAAAAGATTCAAACTAAGATGACTGTAAATGAATATATCCAGCTTTTCCTGTGTGCTCATGGACATTTCCAAACCATGCTAGATATAAAACAAGCCCAGTTGGCAGTACAAAGTCTGAACTCAGTCATGACAGCACTTGTGGCTACTCAGAGCTTTAAAACAAAggaattgataaaaattagtGTTATCAACTTATATGCCCTTACATATTTGGGAAAAGACAAAGAACTTACTGATgatgaattgaaaattaaggATCTAATTTTGCAGTTAATTGCAGGATCTTTGAGTGCATTTTTAATGCCCATCTACACATTGCAAAATGAGGAGAGCTTATTGGAATATTATGCCTTACCAgcag tgaaaattcttatgtattttttgacTAATAAACCTGATACTTTGAAGTGTAAAGTGTTCAAAGAACGAATGCAAATATGGCCTAGTTTGTGTAAACTGGTAAATTCTGCTCAAAGTTTGTTAATAGGCTTCAACTATAACAAAT tttcaaaaagttctctACAAGAAGACAGGCATTTACAAGGATTCTTgccattagaaaaaaacttaaaagagTTCAATTTCAATGTGGACATAAATGATTGTGAAGTAGAGAGCAAAATTCGAATGAGGCGTATTGTAGATTTTGCAAAATGGTTATGTGATCATGATTTAGATGGAATAAAACTAATCACCAA GACTGAAAACAAAGGGATTATTAGCTTTGAAGCTGTTTTATCACAACCAGATCCCACAAATGAACTTTTAGAGGAAATGAAGTCGTTTACAATTCAAGAACCTAAAGACGATAAATCTACAATTA CACCATTTGATAAGAAAGCAGGGATATTAAAGCCTCAAGGTTCTCTTGAAAAATCAAGGGAAGAACGGGAAGTTAAAAGTGTCAACACCGGCGGCGATGTAACGTTAAAACTCTACGATTCAGTAAAGAGTAAAAGAGCGAAGCATAACGTGGTGCTGCAAagtattttcaagaaaatggaGGAAAGTAAGCAg GTCAAATTCAATGTTGAAGATTCCGAAGTTAAAGATAAGATGGTGAAATTCGAAGCTCTAAAAGCACCTCCACCACAAATGCCCTCCAAGCAGCAGCCAAacaatcaattttcaaataaccaACCA cagcagcagcaaaGTCAGCCCCCAAACGACTATTTGACAAACCTCAGAAATTTGGGCAAAGGGGTTGATAATATGATGCCACAATTCTCAAAAAATGGCCCTTATTCAAACCCCAATATGTTACCTCCTCAACAACCTCCTATTAAGTTCCCTCCGTCATTTAACATCCCTCCACCGCAATTTAACACCTGGAGCAGGGAAGATTTAAAATTGCCTCCAAGTGGTCCTCATAATTCTTGGTGGGGAACTTTTAATCAACCTGGTAATCCTAATTTTGCAAATCAAGGTCAAAATCCTTATGGGGACGTTAAGCCGAATTTTTCAAGCTTTTCGAATCCCCCAAATCAAAGTTTTGTAACCCAAAGGCCTCCCGAACCAACAAACTATAATGCCATGTCATTTCCGCATAACATACAACCAATGCAATATAATATCAACCAACAACAGATGGTTAAAGTTGGCTCTCAAAATAACTCAAACAGTGCTCCTTTCGATCCGTTTGGCTCTGCTTGGAGTGTAAATAGGAACTTCGGTGACGAAGCGGGGTCTCAGTCCTCTATGTCCATGCGACAGGCGATGCTAAAAGAAGCCACACTGCCCGGTGGTAGGCAAGGAATGCAGGAAATGCCTCCGCAAAGCCCTGGAGCTTACTCATTGTTCAATAACACTAGTTGGGCTCCCAGTGTACCCAACCATCCTAGAGGAAATAAAATGGCTGATAATGCTGGCTTCAATGGGCCTCAACATTCATTATTTGGAGGTCCAGGACCTCAATCACTCGCTCAGCTATTAGAATATCAACAAAACCAAATGGGTCCCAACATTAGGGGTAATGGTACAACACACAATCAAGACACCTAA
- the LOC136412861 gene encoding nonsense-mediated mRNA decay factor SMG7-like isoform X1: MGYKAAIQILKQAEELKPKVLKKSDLLTDSEIWRNQQQLQNIYHEVLVLDLEYALDKRVELDLWNIGFKNHITDLQEKARDKKNSRRSDFQALLTWTLESASGFYLTLLQELCNAFDIDLPFRRRGTIYGQQTVNNDQATVPQIASCSYICQYCLVHLGDIARYRNQRRQAESFYKQAILVSPHSGHPYNQLALLEASQGDKLSTVFYYIRATCVKIPFPASTTNLVNVLSSAIDKEGTIEKIQTKMTVNEYIQLFLCAHGHFQTMLDIKQAQLAVQSLNSVMTALVATQSFKTKELIKISVINLYALTYLGKDKELTDDELKIKDLILQLIAGSLSAFLMPIYTLQNEESLLEYYALPAVKILMYFLTNKPDTLKCKVFKERMQIWPSLCKLVNSAQSLLIGFNYNKFSKSSLQEDRHLQGFLPLEKNLKEFNFNVDINDCEVESKIRMRRIVDFAKWLCDHDLDGIKLITKTENKGIISFEAVLSQPDPTNELLEEMKSFTIQEPKDDKSTITPFDKKAGILKPQGSLEKSREEREVKSVNTGGDVTLKLYDSVKSKRAKHNVVLQSIFKKMEESKQVKFNVEDSEVKDKMVKFEALKAPPPQMPSKQQPNNQFSNNQPVRTQSFNQNHLAFPPQPLPFQQQQQQSQPPNDYLTNLRNLGKGVDNMMPQFSKNGPYSNPNMLPPQQPPIKFPPSFNIPPPQFNTWSREDLKLPPSGPHNSWWGTFNQPGNPNFANQGQNPYGDVKPNFSSFSNPPNQSFVTQRPPEPTNYNAMSFPHNIQPMQYNINQQQMVKVGSQNNSNSAPFDPFGSAWSVNRNFGDEAGSQSSMSMRQAMLKEATLPGGRQGMQEMPPQSPGAYSLFNNTSWAPSVPNHPRGNKMADNAGFNGPQHSLFGGPGPQSLAQLLEYQQNQMGPNIRGNGTTHNQDT, encoded by the exons ATGGGTTACAAAGCAGCaatccaaattttgaa GCAGGCAGAGGAATTGAAACCtaaagtacttaaaaaaagtgacTTGTTAACTGATTCTGAAATTTGGAGGAACCAACAACAGCTTCAAAACATATACCATGAGGTGTTAGTACTGGATCTGGAATATGCTCTAGATAAAAGAGTAGAACTTGATCTTTGGAATATTGGCTTTAAAAACCACATAACAGATTTGCAAGAAAAGGCAAGGGATAAGAAG AATTCCCGCAGATCTGACTTTCAAGCTCTTTTAACTTGGACTTTAGAGTCAGCATCGGGCTTTTATTTAACCCTTTTACAAGAACTCTGCAATGCCTTTGATATAGACTTGCCATTTAGGCGACGAGGAACTATTTATGGTCAACAAACTGTCAATAATGATCAGGCAACAGTTCCACAAATTGCTTCTTGTTCTTATATTTGCCAGTATTGTTTAGTTCATTTAGGTGACATTGCACGATACAGAAATCAAAGAAGACAAGCAGAAAGTTTCTATAAGCAGGCAATTTTGGTGTCACCGCATAGTGGGCATCCATACAATCAGTTGGCTTTGCTTGAGGCCAGTCAGGGCGACAAATTGTCtactgttttttattatattcgaGCCACCTGCGTTAAGATTCCTTTCCCTGCATCCACAACAAATCTGGTGAATGTTTTAAGTTCAGCTATTGACAAGGAGGGCACAATAGAAAAGATTCAAACTAAGATGACTGTAAATGAATATATCCAGCTTTTCCTGTGTGCTCATGGACATTTCCAAACCATGCTAGATATAAAACAAGCCCAGTTGGCAGTACAAAGTCTGAACTCAGTCATGACAGCACTTGTGGCTACTCAGAGCTTTAAAACAAAggaattgataaaaattagtGTTATCAACTTATATGCCCTTACATATTTGGGAAAAGACAAAGAACTTACTGATgatgaattgaaaattaaggATCTAATTTTGCAGTTAATTGCAGGATCTTTGAGTGCATTTTTAATGCCCATCTACACATTGCAAAATGAGGAGAGCTTATTGGAATATTATGCCTTACCAgcag tgaaaattcttatgtattttttgacTAATAAACCTGATACTTTGAAGTGTAAAGTGTTCAAAGAACGAATGCAAATATGGCCTAGTTTGTGTAAACTGGTAAATTCTGCTCAAAGTTTGTTAATAGGCTTCAACTATAACAAAT tttcaaaaagttctctACAAGAAGACAGGCATTTACAAGGATTCTTgccattagaaaaaaacttaaaagagTTCAATTTCAATGTGGACATAAATGATTGTGAAGTAGAGAGCAAAATTCGAATGAGGCGTATTGTAGATTTTGCAAAATGGTTATGTGATCATGATTTAGATGGAATAAAACTAATCACCAA GACTGAAAACAAAGGGATTATTAGCTTTGAAGCTGTTTTATCACAACCAGATCCCACAAATGAACTTTTAGAGGAAATGAAGTCGTTTACAATTCAAGAACCTAAAGACGATAAATCTACAATTA CACCATTTGATAAGAAAGCAGGGATATTAAAGCCTCAAGGTTCTCTTGAAAAATCAAGGGAAGAACGGGAAGTTAAAAGTGTCAACACCGGCGGCGATGTAACGTTAAAACTCTACGATTCAGTAAAGAGTAAAAGAGCGAAGCATAACGTGGTGCTGCAAagtattttcaagaaaatggaGGAAAGTAAGCAg GTCAAATTCAATGTTGAAGATTCCGAAGTTAAAGATAAGATGGTGAAATTCGAAGCTCTAAAAGCACCTCCACCACAAATGCCCTCCAAGCAGCAGCCAAacaatcaattttcaaataaccaACCAGTAAGAACGCAAAGTTTCAACCAAAACCATCTGGCCTTCCCCCCACAACCCCTTCCTTttcagcagcagcagcagcaaaGTCAGCCCCCAAACGACTATTTGACAAACCTCAGAAATTTGGGCAAAGGGGTTGATAATATGATGCCACAATTCTCAAAAAATGGCCCTTATTCAAACCCCAATATGTTACCTCCTCAACAACCTCCTATTAAGTTCCCTCCGTCATTTAACATCCCTCCACCGCAATTTAACACCTGGAGCAGGGAAGATTTAAAATTGCCTCCAAGTGGTCCTCATAATTCTTGGTGGGGAACTTTTAATCAACCTGGTAATCCTAATTTTGCAAATCAAGGTCAAAATCCTTATGGGGACGTTAAGCCGAATTTTTCAAGCTTTTCGAATCCCCCAAATCAAAGTTTTGTAACCCAAAGGCCTCCCGAACCAACAAACTATAATGCCATGTCATTTCCGCATAACATACAACCAATGCAATATAATATCAACCAACAACAGATGGTTAAAGTTGGCTCTCAAAATAACTCAAACAGTGCTCCTTTCGATCCGTTTGGCTCTGCTTGGAGTGTAAATAGGAACTTCGGTGACGAAGCGGGGTCTCAGTCCTCTATGTCCATGCGACAGGCGATGCTAAAAGAAGCCACACTGCCCGGTGGTAGGCAAGGAATGCAGGAAATGCCTCCGCAAAGCCCTGGAGCTTACTCATTGTTCAATAACACTAGTTGGGCTCCCAGTGTACCCAACCATCCTAGAGGAAATAAAATGGCTGATAATGCTGGCTTCAATGGGCCTCAACATTCATTATTTGGAGGTCCAGGACCTCAATCACTCGCTCAGCTATTAGAATATCAACAAAACCAAATGGGTCCCAACATTAGGGGTAATGGTACAACACACAATCAAGACACCTAA
- the LOC136413002 gene encoding WD repeat-containing protein 36 has translation MFPASKIFLPCRNLGYVSNHIPLGVRYIKSRKENLIVTCVGKSFHTYGISHFGLLSVSGLHPEDITCMTTDAFHVYTACANVIYAWRRGTELKHTYRGHSHSIQLMTPFGPHLVSIDENNELKVWDIKSETVFLELTFDHSTFNISALMHPSTYINKILLGSDKGQMQLWNLSKAKMVFAFKGWNAGISCIEQAPAIDIVAVGLVTGRIVLHNLKYDKTLMEFEQDWGLVTSISFRSDGNPIMATGSVCGHIVFWNLEERKVSSHLLAAHDGSVTGMVCLPNEPLILTSSPDNTLKLWIFDMPDGGARLLRIREGHSASPNYIRFHGANGHNILSAASDSTLRIFNTQTEQFNKSLGKASYNRKVSKKRGRVIEDPLKMPPIIKFTSETTRDKEWDSIAAIHLGLSMVTSWSYDKIRMGDLKLVPERFQNKNLKNGLEVEATCLCLSHCGNFVIVGYSTGHVDRFNIQSGIWRDNYGNPKAHQSSIRGVTTDGLNQVTVTGASDGLMKFWRFTCKGKPMLCKLNLEEPIKFFRSHRESSMLAVALEDFTVSIVDLDAMRIVRKFVGHMAQLTDATFSPDSRWLVTSSMDCSIRTWNIPSGVLIDQFATEAAPISIDMSPTGETLATAHVDYLGIFLWTNRTLYQRITLKAVSPEEEPPLIELPEVLQEHAEEDNLPETTDEPEFKSPEQISEELLTLSGLPTSRWQNLLNIDIIKQRNKPKAPPKASKAAPFFLPTVSFLTKFQFDLKNALPTEQGHGKLLMIENFTNYTDFGKMLDKTLESQDFTECLDKLKTLGPSMIDFEIKSIAPEAGGSVKLMLQFLKLIISILKSNRDFELAEAYFSMFLKSHGNLVAENDALQRFLPEVRKCHLVVWERLQNELMYGICVVQNLKTM, from the exons atgtttcCTGCCAGTAAAATTTTTCTGCCTTGCCGCAATTTGGGGTATGTGAGTAATCACATTCCATTAGGAGTTCGATATATCAAAAGTCGCAAAGAAAACCTAATTGTAACTTGCGTAGGAAAATCTTTTCATACGTATggaatttctcattttggattGTTAAGTGTTAGTGGTTTACACCCTGAAGATATAACATGTATGACCACAGATGCATTTCATGTTTATACTGCATGTGCAAATGTTATTTATGCATGGAGAAGAGGCACAGAACTAAAGCACACTTACAG AGGTCATAGTCACAGTATTCAATTAATGACACCTTTTGGACCCCATTTAGTGTCCATAGATGAAAATAATGAACTCAAAGTATGGGACATAAAGTCTGAAACAGTATTTCTTGAATTAACTTTTGACCACAGTACATTCAACATATCAGCCCTTATGCACCCTAgcacttatataaataaaatattgttggGCAGTGATAAAGGCCAAATGCAACTTTGGAATTTAAGCAAAGCAAAGAtggtttttgcttttaaaggTTGGAATGCTGGAATAAGCTGTATTGAACAGGCCCCAGCCATAGATATAGTTGCTGTGGGGCTAGTGACTGGAAGAATTGTTCttcataatttgaaatatgataAAACCTTGATGGAATTTGAACAAGATTGGGGGCTAGTGACGAGTATTTCATTTAGGTCTGATGGGAATCCTATTATGGCCACAGGCAGTGTTTGTGGGCATATAGTATTTTGGAACTTAGAGGAGAGAAAAGTTAGCAGTCATTTATTAGCAGCTCATGATGGATCTGTAACTGGCATGGTATGCTTACCAAATGAGCCTTTAATTTTAACCTCATCACCAGATAACACTCTGAAACTTTGGATTTTTGATATGCCTGATGGAGGAGCAAGACTACTCAGAATAAGAGAAGGCCATTCAGCTTCTCCTAATTACATTAGGTTCCATGGGGCCAATGGCCACAATATTCTTAGTGCTGCCAGTGATTCTACACTTCGTATTTTCAATACCCAAACTGAACAATTCAATAAAAGCCTTGGGAAAGCCTCTTACAATAGAAAAGTCAGTAAAAAGCGTGGGAGAGTAATTGAAGACCCTTTAAAAATGCCtccaataattaaatttacatctGAAACCACTAGAGATAAGGAATGGGACAGTATAGCAGCGATTCACTTAGGGCTGTCAATGGTTACAAGTTGGTCTTATGACAAAATCAGGATGGGGGATTTGAAGCTGGTTCCTGAGAGATTTCAGaataagaatttgaaaaatggccTTGAGGTGGAAGCAACTTGTTTATGTCTTAGTCATTGTGGCAACTTTGTTATTGTTGGTTATAGCACTGGACATGTAGATCGGTTTAACATACAGTCTGGTATTTGGAGGGATAATTATGGAAATCCAAAGGCTCATCAAAGTTCAATTAGAG GTGTAACTACAGATGGATTAAATCAAGTCACTGTCACTGGAGCCAGTGATGGCTTGATGAAATTCTGGCGATTTACATGCAAAGGCAAGCCTATGTTATGCAAACTGAATCTAGAGGaaccaattaaatttttccgaTCCCATAGAGAGAGCTCAATGTTAGCAGTGGCCCTTGAAGACTTTACAGTGTCAATTGTAGATTTAGATGCCATGAGAATAGTTAGAAAATTCGTTGGGCATATGGCTCAGCTGACTGATGCCACATTCAGTCCTGACTCCAGATGGTTAG TTACTTCTTCAATGGACTGCAGCATTCGCACTTGGAACATACCTTCGGGGGTATTAATTGATCAGTTTGCCACTGAGGCAGCACCTATTTCTATTGATATGTCCCCCACAGGGGAAACGCTGGCTACTGCTCATGTGGATTATCTCG GAATATTCCTCTGGACTAATCGCACATTGTATCAAAGAATAACGTTAAAAGCAGTATCACCTGAAGAAGAGCCTCCTCTAATTGAACTCCCtgag GTATTGCAAGAACATGCAGAAGAAGATAACCTTCCAGAAACAACTGATGAACCTGAATTTAAGTCGCCAGAACAAATTAGTGAGGAACTTCTTACGCTCTCTGGTTTACCAACCTCAAGGTGGCAGAACCTCCTTAATATTGATATAATTAAGCAGCGCAACAAACCAAAAGCGCCCCCGAAAGCATCAAAAGCAGCCCCTTTTTTTCTCCCAacagtttcatttttaacaaagtTCCAATTCGACCTAAAGAATGCCTTACCAACTGAACAGGGACATGGGAAACTTTTAATGATAGAGAACTTCACCAATTACACAGATTTTGGGAAAATGTTGGACAAAACCTTGGAGTCACAGGATTTCACGGAATGCCTAGATAAACTCAAAACTTTAGGCCCTTCAATgatagattttgaaattaaatccaTCGCTCCAGAAGCAGGAGGATCGGTGAAACTGATGCtgcaatttctaaaattaattatttccattttgaaatcaaaCAGGGATTTTGAGTTGGCTGAAGCATATTTCAGCATGTTCTTGAAATCACATGGGAATTTAGTGGCTGAAAATGATGCGTTACAGCGGTTTTTGCCGGAAGTGCGTAAATGCCATTTGGTGGTGTGGGAAAGACTACAAAATGAACTAATGTATGGTATATGTGTtgtgcaaaatttgaaaacaatgtaa